A single window of Mycolicibacterium aurum DNA harbors:
- a CDS encoding acyl-CoA dehydrogenase family protein, translating to MDLGWSATDLAFRDEVRAFLDDKLTPELRRAGQLMTSVYADHDASMEWQRILHERGWAAPAWPVAHGGCDWSLTQHYIFSRESTLAGAPSLSPMGIRMVAHAIIKFGTDEQKSYFLPRILTGEVFFCQGYSEPEAGSDLAALSMAARDDGDHLVCTGSKIWTTHAREANWMFALVRTARLDKKQRGITFVLMDMSTPGVEIRPLVMTSGEEVQNQVFFDDVRVPKNNVIGQIDDGWTVAKYLLEFERGGGAVAPGLQVMAENIAAAAAGQPGPAGGRLLDDPAFARKLADVRMRTEVLEILEYQVLAVVAGGGNPGAKSSMLKVLGTELSQAITELAMEAAGPRARVYQPHATCPGGPIADFEPPADDYVSGEPWQAVAPLRYFNDRAGSIYAGSNEIQRNILAKAALGL from the coding sequence ATGGACTTGGGCTGGTCGGCCACCGACCTCGCGTTCCGCGACGAAGTGCGGGCATTCCTCGACGACAAGCTGACGCCGGAGCTCCGCCGGGCCGGTCAACTGATGACCAGCGTGTACGCCGATCATGACGCGAGTATGGAGTGGCAGCGGATCCTGCACGAACGGGGCTGGGCCGCCCCGGCATGGCCGGTCGCCCACGGCGGCTGCGACTGGAGCCTCACCCAGCACTACATCTTCAGCCGAGAATCCACTCTGGCCGGCGCACCCTCGCTGTCGCCGATGGGAATCAGGATGGTCGCGCACGCCATCATCAAATTCGGCACCGACGAGCAAAAGAGCTACTTCTTGCCGCGCATCCTGACCGGCGAGGTGTTCTTCTGCCAGGGCTACTCCGAACCGGAAGCGGGTTCGGACCTCGCCGCGCTGTCCATGGCGGCGCGTGACGACGGCGACCACCTGGTGTGCACTGGCAGCAAGATCTGGACCACGCACGCCCGCGAGGCCAATTGGATGTTCGCGCTCGTGCGGACCGCGCGTTTGGACAAGAAGCAGCGAGGCATCACCTTCGTCCTCATGGACATGTCGACGCCCGGTGTCGAGATCAGGCCCCTCGTGATGACGTCGGGCGAAGAGGTGCAGAACCAGGTGTTCTTCGATGACGTGCGGGTGCCCAAGAACAACGTCATCGGCCAGATCGACGACGGATGGACGGTGGCCAAGTACCTGCTGGAGTTCGAACGCGGTGGCGGCGCGGTCGCACCCGGCTTACAGGTGATGGCCGAGAACATCGCCGCGGCCGCCGCCGGACAACCCGGTCCCGCCGGTGGCCGGCTCCTCGACGACCCCGCCTTCGCCCGCAAACTCGCCGATGTGAGGATGCGCACCGAGGTGCTGGAGATCCTCGAGTATCAGGTGCTGGCCGTGGTCGCCGGGGGCGGCAATCCCGGGGCGAAGTCGTCGATGCTCAAGGTCCTGGGCACCGAGTTGAGCCAGGCGATCACCGAACTCGCCATGGAGGCCGCCGGGCCCCGCGCCCGGGTGTACCAGCCCCACGCGACCTGTCCCGGTGGACCCATCGCGGACTTCGAGCCGCCCGCCGATGACTACGTCAGTGGTGAACCCTGGCAAGCGGTCGCGCCTCTGCGGTACTTCAACGACCGTGCCGGATCAATCTATGCCGGCAGCAACGAAATTCAGCGCAACATCCTCGCCAAGGCTGCATTGGGGCTCTAG
- a CDS encoding Crp/Fnr family transcriptional regulator, with protein MDEVLARAAIFRGVDPEAVAALSGQLQEVSFRRGHKVFTEGELGDKLYIITAGTVKVGCSAPDGRESLLTLMGPSDMFGELAIFDPGPRTSTVSALTQVKTVTMDRDALRFWIAERPEITEQLLRVLARRLRRTNDTLCDLIFTDVPGRVAKQLLDLARRFGTQQGQTLRVDHGLTQEEIAQLAGSSRETINKALSEFVQRGWIEQRGKTVVINDPAALARRASR; from the coding sequence GTGGACGAAGTGCTGGCGCGGGCCGCGATATTCCGGGGTGTCGACCCCGAAGCCGTGGCAGCATTGTCCGGCCAGCTGCAGGAGGTCTCGTTCCGCCGCGGCCACAAGGTGTTCACCGAAGGCGAGCTGGGCGACAAGCTCTACATCATCACGGCGGGCACGGTGAAGGTCGGCTGCAGCGCACCCGACGGACGCGAGAGCCTGCTGACACTGATGGGCCCGTCCGACATGTTCGGCGAGCTGGCCATCTTCGACCCCGGACCTCGCACGTCGACCGTGAGCGCGTTGACCCAGGTGAAGACCGTGACCATGGATCGCGACGCGCTGCGGTTCTGGATCGCCGAGCGACCGGAGATCACCGAGCAGCTGCTGCGGGTCCTGGCCCGCCGGCTGCGTCGCACCAACGACACACTGTGTGACCTCATCTTCACCGACGTCCCGGGCCGGGTGGCCAAACAACTCCTGGACCTGGCGCGGCGCTTCGGCACCCAGCAGGGCCAGACCTTGCGGGTGGATCACGGACTGACGCAGGAGGAGATCGCCCAGCTCGCGGGTTCGTCCCGGGAGACGATCAACAAGGCGCTGTCGGAGTTCGTCCAGCGCGGCTGGATCGAACAACGCGGCAAGACCGT
- a CDS encoding TetR/AcrR family transcriptional regulator, whose product MRTDVGRPRNRAIDEAVLRVTVELIGESSYADLSLDAIAVRAGTSKPAIYRRWRGKAHLVHEAVFPIDETTELPETGSLEGDVQEMIRRTLAVLSTPAARAALPGLIGEMASDPTLHTALLERFGDILVRGLTDYLESATRRGEVRRDVTATDLAESIAGMTLLALITRGAAIDENWVGRTARLITKGISS is encoded by the coding sequence ATGAGGACAGATGTTGGGCGACCCAGAAATCGCGCCATCGATGAGGCGGTGTTGCGGGTCACCGTCGAGTTGATCGGCGAGTCCTCATATGCCGATCTGTCCCTGGACGCCATCGCGGTGCGGGCCGGCACCAGCAAGCCCGCGATCTACCGGCGGTGGCGGGGCAAGGCTCACCTCGTGCACGAGGCCGTCTTCCCGATCGACGAGACCACCGAGCTTCCCGAGACCGGGTCGCTGGAAGGTGATGTCCAGGAGATGATCCGGCGCACTCTCGCGGTCCTCAGCACGCCCGCCGCACGCGCGGCGCTACCCGGTCTCATCGGCGAGATGGCATCGGACCCCACACTGCACACCGCGCTGCTGGAACGTTTCGGCGACATCCTGGTTCGCGGTCTCACCGACTACCTCGAGTCGGCCACCCGGCGCGGTGAGGTCCGCCGAGACGTCACCGCGACCGACCTCGCTGAGTCCATCGCGGGAATGACGTTGCTGGCCTTGATCACTCGTGGCGCTGCCATCGATGAGAACTGGGTCGGCCGAACCGCCCGGTTGATCACGAAAGGAATCAGTTCATGA
- a CDS encoding sulfotransferase family protein yields MMATLAADCPLDADVLHARAREATGLDDFGPDDYRERLDLYVSELGEIDMHGPGIVNFHMQLVQWLKNRLLLTDLLTRHPEIEDLELVPPVVIAGLPRSGTTHLHNLLASASTFRSLPYWEGVEPFPLSAEAGVHPDPRIGRMDVAVQTMDLLMPHFALMHEMTTDHVHEEIQLLANDFSTMLMETLAQVPRWTEYYRSRDQTSSYEYLVTQLKALQFLRGGRRWVLKSPQHLEQLPVLSDVMPGVVVVFTHRDPVPVALSMIAMITYSERMHRDIVDVSAVAHSWVDRLERLLGACVRDRAVIPADRSVDIRFDDFMADEVGVAENVYRVAGESFTAEVRSAVSDYLHAHRRGRHGRVHTSAQMFGLDPEELRDRFAPYAARFLT; encoded by the coding sequence ATGATGGCCACGCTCGCCGCCGACTGCCCACTGGACGCCGACGTGCTGCACGCGCGGGCGCGGGAGGCCACCGGCCTCGACGATTTCGGGCCCGACGACTACCGCGAGCGGCTGGACCTGTACGTGTCGGAGCTCGGCGAGATCGACATGCACGGGCCCGGAATCGTCAACTTCCACATGCAGCTCGTGCAGTGGCTGAAGAATCGACTGCTGCTCACCGACCTGCTCACGCGGCACCCCGAGATCGAGGACCTCGAACTGGTGCCCCCCGTGGTCATCGCGGGCCTCCCCCGGTCAGGCACCACCCACCTGCACAACCTGTTGGCGTCGGCGTCCACCTTTCGCAGCCTGCCGTACTGGGAGGGCGTCGAGCCGTTTCCACTGTCCGCCGAAGCGGGCGTGCACCCCGATCCGAGGATCGGCCGAATGGATGTCGCGGTCCAGACCATGGACCTGCTGATGCCGCACTTCGCGCTGATGCACGAAATGACCACCGACCACGTGCACGAGGAAATCCAGTTGCTGGCCAACGATTTCTCCACGATGTTGATGGAGACGCTCGCACAGGTGCCGCGCTGGACCGAGTACTACCGCAGCCGGGACCAGACGTCGTCGTATGAGTATCTGGTCACCCAGCTCAAGGCCCTGCAGTTCCTGCGTGGCGGCAGGCGATGGGTGCTCAAGTCACCCCAGCACCTCGAGCAGCTGCCGGTCCTGAGCGACGTCATGCCCGGCGTCGTCGTGGTGTTCACCCACCGTGACCCGGTGCCCGTCGCGCTGTCGATGATCGCGATGATCACGTATTCGGAACGGATGCACCGTGACATCGTCGACGTCTCCGCCGTCGCGCACTCCTGGGTGGACCGGCTGGAACGGCTTCTCGGCGCCTGCGTGCGGGACCGTGCCGTCATTCCGGCGGACCGCTCCGTCGACATCCGCTTCGACGACTTCATGGCCGATGAGGTGGGTGTCGCCGAAAACGTCTACCGCGTCGCGGGCGAATCCTTCACCGCCGAGGTCCGTTCCGCGGTGTCGGACTATCTGCACGCCCATCGCCGCGGCAGGCACGGCCGCGTGCACACCTCGGCGCAGATGTTCGGGCTGGACCCCGAGGAACTACGGGATCGGTTCGCGCCCTACGCGGCCCGATTTCTTACCTGA
- a CDS encoding endonuclease/exonuclease/phosphatase family protein, which translates to MKLVTFNILHGRTPGDEVDLDRFVDCVARLDADILALQEVDSVQPRSGHADLTALAAEAMGAQSHRFVAAIAGTPGATWMAATGEEQPGTAAYGVALLSRYPALNWQVIRLPRIPFRFPMYLDAPGRVKVIDEEPRAAVVGQFATPLGELTVVNTHLSFVPGWNRSQVRRLMRDVRALPGPRILTGDLNMSAAAARRWSGLRSLAAAPTFPADGPKQQLDHVLTDDPGLTAMSCETPPQPISDHRPLAVQLGRR; encoded by the coding sequence ATGAAGCTGGTGACGTTCAACATCCTGCATGGGCGCACCCCCGGCGACGAGGTGGACCTGGACCGCTTCGTCGACTGCGTGGCCCGGCTCGACGCGGACATCCTGGCGCTCCAAGAGGTCGACTCGGTTCAGCCCAGGTCCGGCCACGCCGACCTGACCGCACTGGCAGCCGAGGCGATGGGCGCGCAGAGTCATCGCTTCGTCGCGGCGATCGCCGGAACCCCCGGTGCGACGTGGATGGCCGCGACCGGCGAAGAGCAGCCGGGTACCGCCGCCTACGGCGTCGCCCTGCTGTCGCGTTATCCGGCGCTGAACTGGCAAGTGATCCGGTTGCCGAGGATTCCGTTTCGTTTCCCGATGTACCTGGACGCGCCCGGCCGGGTCAAGGTCATCGACGAGGAGCCCCGCGCAGCGGTGGTGGGCCAATTCGCCACGCCGCTGGGCGAATTGACGGTGGTCAACACCCACCTGTCGTTCGTCCCGGGCTGGAATCGGTCCCAGGTACGCCGGTTGATGCGCGATGTGCGCGCATTACCGGGACCCAGGATCCTCACCGGAGATCTCAATATGTCGGCCGCTGCAGCGCGCCGCTGGTCGGGGCTTCGGTCCCTGGCTGCCGCGCCGACGTTCCCGGCCGACGGTCCCAAGCAGCAACTCGACCACGTGCTGACCGACGACCCGGGCCTGACCGCGATGAGCTGTGAGACGCCGCCACAGCCGATCTCCGATCATCGGCCGCTGGCGGTGCAGCTCGGGCGACGGTGA
- a CDS encoding acyl-CoA dehydrogenase family protein translates to MDFTLNDEQDLLRGGLTRFLATRYDLEKSRAAAKTGSGWQPDIWRAFADELGILGAALPEEHGGIGGGPVEMMLIAEALGHALVVEPYVDTAVVAAGVLLRAGGDAATALLDTITSGSAVVALAATEPTSGQHWQNVTTTAHRDGDGWVLTGSKIVVSSAPLAGHVLVTARTSGAPDDADGISLFLVDMASAPTGLTMHAYRTIDDRRAADITLEGVRLPAEALLGDEGGAWPSIARARDEGAAAVSAEAVGCMRKVLADTVDYCKQRQQFGQPIGSFQVLQHRMVDMYMEVEQAAAAALLAILKLDTDEATRAQAVSAAKATVGRAAQFVGQQAVQLHGGMGMTEELAIGHYFKRLTALQFEFGSTDHHITRYGRLTTR, encoded by the coding sequence ATGGACTTCACACTCAACGACGAACAGGACCTGCTGCGCGGCGGCCTGACCCGTTTCCTCGCCACCCGGTACGACCTCGAAAAGAGCCGTGCCGCAGCCAAAACCGGTTCGGGCTGGCAGCCGGATATCTGGCGGGCGTTCGCCGACGAGCTCGGCATCCTGGGTGCCGCCCTGCCCGAGGAGCACGGCGGGATCGGCGGCGGTCCGGTGGAGATGATGCTCATCGCGGAAGCGCTGGGGCACGCGCTGGTGGTCGAACCTTACGTTGACACAGCCGTGGTTGCCGCCGGCGTGCTGCTGCGCGCCGGCGGGGACGCCGCGACCGCACTCCTGGACACGATCACCTCCGGCAGCGCCGTGGTGGCATTGGCCGCCACCGAGCCGACGTCCGGACAGCACTGGCAGAACGTCACCACGACGGCCCATCGCGACGGCGACGGCTGGGTGCTGACAGGCTCGAAGATCGTGGTGTCGAGCGCGCCGCTGGCCGGCCACGTGCTCGTCACCGCCCGGACTTCCGGCGCTCCGGACGACGCGGACGGAATCTCTCTTTTCCTCGTCGACATGGCCTCCGCGCCCACCGGTCTCACGATGCACGCCTACCGAACGATCGATGACCGGCGCGCCGCGGACATCACGCTGGAAGGAGTACGGCTTCCTGCGGAAGCACTGCTGGGCGACGAGGGCGGTGCATGGCCGTCGATCGCGCGTGCACGCGACGAAGGGGCCGCTGCGGTCAGCGCCGAAGCGGTGGGATGTATGCGCAAGGTCCTGGCCGACACCGTCGACTACTGCAAGCAGCGCCAGCAGTTCGGCCAGCCGATCGGCAGCTTCCAGGTGCTCCAGCACCGCATGGTCGACATGTACATGGAGGTGGAACAGGCGGCCGCCGCCGCGCTCCTGGCGATCCTGAAACTCGACACAGACGAGGCCACCCGCGCACAGGCGGTATCGGCAGCCAAGGCGACCGTGGGCAGGGCGGCGCAGTTCGTCGGTCAGCAGGCGGTGCAGCTGCACGGCGGCATGGGCATGACCGAGGAGTTGGCCATCGGCCACTACTTCAAGAGGCTGACCGCCCTGCAGTTCGAATTCGGGTCAACCGACCACCACATCACGCGCTACGGCCGGCTGACCACGCGGTAG
- a CDS encoding universal stress protein: MSSHSAPHGIIVAVDGSAPSRVAVDWAARDAAMRRVPLTLAHVLPGAAMQSWIQVPLPASYYEDEKDEARRILTDARAVVDAATKGAELPAVTEEVLSGQPVPTLADLSKDADMIVVGSRGLGKWERRLLGSVSSGLTQHAHCPVAVIHDEDPLIPHPAQAPVVVGIDGSPASEHATAIAFDEASRRGVELVAVHTWSDAGYALPDSGWSEIQPEEDMLLAERLAGWQERYPDVSVRRVVCRDQPARRLLDEAARGQLLVVGSHGRGGFAGMLLGSVGSQVAQSARGPVIVARKS; encoded by the coding sequence ATGTCCAGCCACTCAGCTCCGCACGGCATCATCGTCGCAGTGGACGGGTCGGCCCCCTCCCGGGTCGCGGTCGACTGGGCGGCCCGGGATGCCGCCATGCGTCGCGTTCCCCTGACGCTCGCCCATGTCCTGCCCGGCGCGGCGATGCAGTCCTGGATCCAGGTTCCGCTACCCGCGTCGTACTACGAGGACGAAAAGGACGAGGCGCGCCGGATCCTCACCGACGCGCGCGCCGTCGTCGACGCGGCCACCAAGGGTGCCGAGCTACCCGCAGTCACCGAAGAGGTGCTCTCCGGTCAGCCCGTCCCCACCCTGGCCGATCTGTCCAAGGACGCCGACATGATCGTCGTCGGCAGTCGCGGGCTCGGCAAGTGGGAGCGCCGTCTGCTCGGTTCTGTCAGCTCGGGTCTGACGCAGCACGCGCACTGTCCGGTGGCGGTGATTCACGACGAGGACCCGCTGATTCCCCACCCCGCGCAGGCGCCTGTCGTGGTGGGCATCGACGGCTCGCCGGCGTCCGAGCATGCCACTGCGATCGCTTTCGACGAGGCCTCGCGGCGGGGTGTCGAACTGGTCGCCGTGCACACCTGGAGCGACGCCGGATACGCGTTGCCCGACTCCGGTTGGAGCGAGATCCAGCCGGAGGAAGACATGCTGCTGGCTGAGCGGCTCGCCGGGTGGCAGGAGCGCTATCCCGATGTGTCCGTGCGGCGGGTGGTGTGTCGCGACCAGCCGGCCCGGCGGCTTCTGGACGAAGCGGCACGGGGACAGCTGCTCGTCGTCGGCAGTCACGGACGCGGCGGATTCGCCGGAATGCTGCTCGGCTCGGTGGGTTCGCAGGTCGCCCAGTCGGCGCGTGGACCGGTGATCGTGGCACGAAAGTCGTGA
- a CDS encoding DUF1214 domain-containing protein has protein sequence MTTEPHEATAAWRELLDTLRGLDESFMTGPKAVTDDRHIADGYRMIATTLGVALDTYLFADPSRPRWHEVNSPFRPDRRWGGDNTDAIYYMCPVDPARRYRITGNRGDSVYFSVTAYNEPAPGAWSDRIVAILRDDDLDVDDDGNFAFDFGPEPGAAILMTRDYQADPLVGRPVSWTIEALDPPEPFRHGEAETAAALRASAAWLRTMFAILPLAVGVKNTDEHRLGHETAMAANDFAEPYQVPDANFGWSARDACYAYGSFDLADDEALVVTHRPPSCRFWNLVVWNQFMAVPGVADARSSLNGFTAVPNSDGSVTVVVSRGMTTHPNSLTTLDYPRGNLAFRWFLADAVPARPEVRLVKVAAAPTALT, from the coding sequence ATGACCACCGAACCGCATGAGGCCACCGCCGCGTGGCGAGAACTGCTGGACACCCTGCGCGGACTCGACGAGTCGTTCATGACCGGGCCCAAGGCCGTCACCGATGACCGCCACATCGCCGACGGCTACCGCATGATCGCCACCACGCTCGGCGTGGCCCTCGACACCTACCTGTTCGCCGACCCGAGCCGTCCACGGTGGCACGAGGTCAATTCGCCGTTCCGCCCCGATCGCCGTTGGGGCGGTGACAACACCGACGCCATCTACTACATGTGCCCGGTCGATCCGGCCCGGCGCTACCGGATCACCGGGAATCGCGGTGACAGCGTGTACTTCTCGGTGACTGCCTACAACGAACCCGCACCGGGCGCGTGGTCGGACCGCATCGTCGCGATCCTGCGTGACGACGACCTCGATGTCGACGACGACGGAAACTTCGCCTTCGACTTCGGGCCCGAGCCCGGCGCCGCGATCCTGATGACTCGTGACTACCAGGCGGACCCACTGGTGGGCAGGCCGGTGTCGTGGACGATCGAGGCACTGGATCCGCCGGAACCCTTCCGGCACGGCGAGGCGGAGACGGCGGCCGCGCTGCGGGCGAGTGCGGCGTGGTTGCGCACGATGTTTGCGATACTGCCGCTTGCGGTCGGCGTGAAGAACACCGACGAGCACCGCCTCGGTCATGAAACTGCTATGGCCGCCAATGATTTCGCCGAGCCCTACCAGGTGCCCGACGCCAACTTCGGTTGGTCTGCGCGCGACGCCTGCTATGCCTACGGCAGCTTCGATCTGGCCGACGACGAAGCCCTGGTGGTCACGCACCGGCCGCCGAGTTGCCGCTTCTGGAATCTGGTGGTGTGGAACCAGTTCATGGCTGTGCCCGGGGTGGCGGATGCCCGCAGCTCGCTCAACGGTTTCACCGCGGTGCCCAACAGCGACGGATCGGTGACGGTGGTGGTCTCGCGGGGGATGACCACTCACCCCAACTCGTTGACCACGCTCGACTACCCGCGCGGAAATCTGGCATTCCGGTGGTTTCTCGCCGATGCGGTACCGGCCCGGCCCGAGGTCCGGCTGGTGAAGGTGGCGGCGGCGCCGACGGCGCTGACCTGA